A genomic stretch from Lathyrus oleraceus cultivar Zhongwan6 chromosome 2, CAAS_Psat_ZW6_1.0, whole genome shotgun sequence includes:
- the LOC127119899 gene encoding rop guanine nucleotide exchange factor 14, which yields MYKMKKGLGCCTRGRKISIDHDQERIMTYKGLESCILNNQSYEEESRTSRGDGGITDSFDEDDSSCSSSKDAFGSFSSKCLTMKRDDEQGLEEWELSESPQQFYVKEKPSYAIQHSDIEAMKEKFSKLLLGEDVTGGTKGITTALALSNAITNLAVTVFGELWKLEPLSEERKCKWRRELDWLLSPTNYMVELVPAKQNNANGRIFEIMTPKARADIHMNLPALQKLDSMLIEALDSMVKTEFWYAEGGSQTEGRDTSERHSKRWWLPSPQVPKTGLSDTERKRLVHQGRVVRQVFKAAKSINENVLLEMPVPTVIKDALSKSGKANLGQELHKVLTTESSCGDDILKSLNLKSEHTALETINKLEAVIFSLKERTTEQVTGKSPVRTSWSFVKGPLSEVDKIELLLDRAETLLQLLKIRYPNLPQTFLDAAKVQYGKDIGHSILEAYSRVLGNLAFSISSRIGDILQEDSLSNSDSLSSSPGTNISETWMTDSHIRQSLLQKMNKADGQCCDSTSDLEHESLDAKSNDVIAATPSRSSVWCISREACASLSTPNSP from the exons ATGTATAAGATGAAGAAAGGACTAGGTTGCTGCACCAGGGGAAGGAAAATTAGCATTGATCATGATCAAGAAA GAATCATGACATATAAGGGTCTTGAGAGTTGCATTCTAAATAACCAGTCTTATGAAGAGGAGAGCAGAACTAGTAGAGGTGATGGAGGCATAACTGATTCATTTGATGAAGATGACTCAAGTTGTTCTTCAAGCAAGGATGCTTTTGGATCATTCTCTTCAAAATGTTTAACAATGAAAAGGGATGATGAACAAGGTCTTGAAGAATGGGAACTCTCGGAAAGTCCTCAACAATTTTATGTTAAAGAGAAACCTTCTTATGCAATCCAACATTCTGATATTGAAGCCATGAAGGAAAAGTTTTCAAAGCTATTACTTGGTGAAGATGTTACAGGAGGAACTAAGGGCATCACTACCGCTTTGGCACTGTCTAATGCCATCACAAACCTAGCAG TTACTGTTTTTGGTGAGCTGTGGAAATTGGAACCTTTATCTGAAGAAAGGAAGTGCAAATGGCGAAGAGAATTGGATTGGTTACTGTCTCCTACTAACTATATGGTGGAGCTTGTTCCGGCTAAGCAAAACAATGCTAATGGCCGGATCTTTGAG ATCATGACACCGAAAGCCCGAGCAGACATTCACATGAATCTTCCGGCACTCCAGAAATTGGACTCTATGCTTATC GAGGCACTTGATTCAATGGTGAAAACCGAATTTTGGTATGCAGAGGGAGGAAGCCAGACCGAAGGGAGAGACACGAGTGAGCGGCATAGTAAAAGATGGTGGCTTCCATCACCTCAGGTGCCAAAAACTGGCCTTTCTGACACCGAAAGAAAGCGTCTGGTTCATCAAGGAAGGGTGGTACGTCAAGTATTCAAGGCTGCCAAATCTATCAATGAAAATGTGTTGCTTGAAATGCCGGTGCCAACCGTTATTAAAGATGCACTTTCAAAG TCAGGAAAGGCAAACCTTGGACAAGAACTGCACAAGGTTTTGACAACTGAATCAAGTTGTGGCGATGACATTCTTAAATCTCTGAATTTGAAATCTGAACATACGGCCCTCGAGACCATTAATAAACTGGAAGCTGTTATATTTTCATTGAAAGAGAGAACTACGGAACAAGTCACCGGAAAATCACCCGTTCGAACGTCGTGGTCATTTGTGAAGGGCCCTTTGTCAGAAGTTGATAAAATAGAGTTATTATTGGACCGCGCCGAAACACTATTACAGTTGCTTAAAATCAGATACCCCAACCTTCCTCAAACATTTCTCGATGCTGCTAAAGTACAATACGGCAAG GATATTGGACATTCGATTTTGGAAGCTTATTCCAGAGTTCTTGGAAATTTAGCATTCAGCATATCATCTAGAATAGGAGATATATTGCAAGAGGATTCTCTAAGCAATTCTGATTCACTAAGTTCATCTCCCGGAACAAATATCTCTGAAACTTGGATGACGGATTCACATATTAGGCAATCCTTACTTCAAAAGATGAACAAAGCAGATGGACAATGTTGTGACAGTACTTCAGATTTAGAACATGAATCTCTTGATGCCAAATCCAATGATGTAATAGCAGCTACACCAAGCAGGAGTAGTGTTTGGTGCATCAGTAGAGAAGCTTGTGCAAGTTTGTCTACTCCAAATTCTCCATAG